The Methanoculleus thermophilus genome includes a window with the following:
- a CDS encoding 4Fe-4S dicluster domain-containing protein, whose product MGFFEMTRTVLRNLAGGPATRQYPVVPARRSPITRGHVTFDPSTCRSCGICSRRCPCAAIRLDKEAKVWEIDRMRCIACGDCVEGCPFGSLTMEPEYLPPVVEHVVERYTITYVKPEKPVKKPVEESAKGEGAGESA is encoded by the coding sequence ATGGGATTTTTTGAGATGACAAGGACGGTTCTCCGAAACCTTGCAGGAGGCCCGGCCACCCGGCAGTATCCTGTGGTCCCGGCGCGGAGAAGCCCCATCACCCGCGGGCACGTCACCTTCGACCCGTCAACCTGCCGCTCCTGCGGCATCTGCTCGCGGCGGTGCCCGTGCGCGGCGATCCGCCTTGATAAGGAGGCGAAGGTCTGGGAGATCGACCGCATGCGGTGCATCGCCTGCGGCGACTGCGTCGAGGGCTGCCCGTTCGGGAGCCTCACGATGGAGCCTGAGTATCTCCCGCCGGTCGTAGAGCATGTGGTGGAGCGCTACACCATCACCTATGTAAAACCGGAGAAGCCAGTGAAGAAACCGGTCGAAGAGAGCGCAAAGGGAGAAGGCGCGGGCGAGAGCGCGTGA